The Oceanidesulfovibrio indonesiensis genome window below encodes:
- a CDS encoding MbtH family protein encodes MEFSNPFDNPQGQFAILQNDRGQYSLWPQQCGLPAGWRAVCEAQSLEACQQWLAGHWQTLEPSHFAGEIA; translated from the coding sequence ATGGAATTCAGCAATCCTTTCGATAATCCGCAGGGACAGTTTGCCATTTTGCAAAACGACCGGGGGCAGTACAGCCTGTGGCCGCAGCAGTGCGGGCTACCGGCAGGCTGGCGCGCGGTGTGCGAAGCGCAGTCTCTGGAGGCGTGCCAGCAGTGGCTGGCCGGGCACTGGCAAACGCTTGAACCGTCTCATTTTGCGGGGGAGATCGCATGA